The proteins below come from a single Streptomyces sp. MRC013 genomic window:
- a CDS encoding recombinase family protein has protein sequence MTTPPISSPPSRPYGSAAPLDTHACPPKGQLLDRQTHALDAAGHIRIFADKKSGKNAERKELWKTLDPLRGGDTLVVPSLDRLGHSIQDLIAIVSGLRKRGTGFTSPHEALDTTTPDRRLVFHVFPSPRRAHLRTRRPEHQRGPGRRPRPRRPTRPPASHDRRTGTPRPRPARPSGEHPHLDREAPPRSSSASPATPSTTTCPN, from the coding sequence ATGACGACGCCGCCGATCTCCTCACCCCCGTCCCGGCCGTACGGATCGGCAGCCCCGTTAGATACGCACGCCTGTCCACCAAAGGGGCAGCTGCTCGACCGGCAGACCCACGCACTCGACGCAGCGGGCCATATCCGGATCTTCGCCGATAAGAAGTCCGGCAAGAACGCCGAGCGCAAGGAGCTATGGAAGACCCTCGACCCCCTCCGCGGGGGCGACACACTCGTCGTCCCGTCGCTGGACCGACTCGGCCACTCCATCCAAGACCTCATCGCGATCGTCTCCGGCCTGCGCAAGCGCGGCACCGGATTCACCTCGCCGCACGAGGCGCTCGACACGACCACACCCGACAGACGCCTGGTCTTCCACGTGTTCCCCAGCCCTCGCCGAGCTCACCTGCGAACCCGTCGTCCAGAGCACCAACGAGGGCCTGGACGCCGCCCGCGCCCGCGGCGCCCGACTCGGCCGCCCGCCAGCCATGACCGAAGAACAGGTACGCCCCGCCCGCGACCTGCTCGCCCGTCCGGAGAACACCCTCACCTCGATCGCGAAGCCCCTCCACGAAGCTCCTCGGCGTCTCCCGCGACACCATCTACAACCACGTGCCCGAACTGA
- a CDS encoding aldehyde dehydrogenase family protein, with protein MPTSGADRVSGYRAARFAVVDPATGEAFDEVPDQQPEELDAVVDRAHRAWRGWRADPVARSTALRVAADAVEVAGGDLARLLTQEQGKPLAESYAEVARTVARLRYFADLAPRTRRIVDGRPVRSEIRWRSLGPVAAIVPWNFPLQLAAAKFAPALAAGNTVVLKPSPFTPLATRLLGSVLAAVLPEDVLTVVTGREPLGARLASHPGIRHVTFTGSVSTGRAVAEAAAASLARVTLELGGNDAAVLLDDVDVDRIAERLFWAAFRNCGQVCMAVKRLYAPARLHAEVVEALAQRAKAVAVGPGLNPETRLGPVNNAPQLARIERVTQQALADGARAAAGGRRREGPGYFFAPTILTDVPPGSAVVTGEQFGPVLPVLPYRSLDEAVDAANSTGFGLGGSVWGSDLDRAEAVAERLECGTAWVNHHAELSLAQPFAGVKDSGVGVAGGPWGLYGNLRPFVVHRPQEA; from the coding sequence ATGCCGACCTCTGGGGCCGATCGCGTCTCCGGATATCGGGCCGCACGTTTCGCCGTGGTCGACCCGGCCACCGGGGAGGCTTTCGACGAGGTTCCCGATCAGCAGCCGGAGGAGTTAGACGCCGTGGTCGACCGGGCCCACCGGGCCTGGCGCGGTTGGCGGGCCGACCCCGTCGCACGCTCCACTGCGTTGCGCGTGGCGGCCGACGCAGTGGAGGTGGCCGGCGGTGACCTCGCCCGGTTGCTCACCCAGGAACAGGGCAAACCCCTGGCCGAGTCGTACGCGGAGGTCGCCCGTACGGTGGCCCGCCTACGCTACTTCGCGGATCTCGCGCCCAGAACCCGGCGGATCGTCGACGGCCGGCCGGTGCGCAGCGAGATCCGCTGGCGGTCGCTCGGGCCCGTCGCCGCGATCGTGCCGTGGAACTTTCCCCTCCAGCTCGCGGCGGCGAAGTTCGCGCCCGCGCTTGCGGCGGGTAACACCGTGGTCCTCAAACCCTCTCCGTTCACTCCTTTGGCCACCCGGCTGCTCGGTTCGGTTCTTGCCGCCGTCTTGCCCGAGGACGTCCTGACCGTGGTCACCGGCCGCGAGCCCCTCGGTGCCCGTCTCGCGTCCCATCCGGGCATCCGCCACGTCACCTTCACCGGTTCGGTGTCCACCGGGCGGGCCGTCGCCGAAGCGGCGGCCGCCTCGCTCGCCCGAGTCACTTTGGAGTTGGGTGGCAATGACGCTGCCGTCTTGCTGGACGACGTCGACGTGGACCGGATCGCGGAGCGGCTGTTCTGGGCGGCGTTTCGCAACTGCGGGCAGGTCTGCATGGCGGTCAAGCGCCTCTACGCCCCCGCCCGGTTGCATGCCGAGGTCGTCGAGGCCCTGGCCCAGCGCGCGAAGGCCGTCGCCGTGGGTCCCGGCTTGAACCCTGAGACCCGGCTGGGCCCGGTCAACAACGCCCCGCAGCTGGCCCGGATCGAGCGAGTCACACAGCAGGCTCTGGCGGACGGTGCCAGGGCGGCGGCCGGCGGCCGGCGGCGGGAGGGACCGGGTTACTTCTTCGCTCCCACGATTCTCACCGACGTGCCGCCCGGCAGTGCGGTGGTGACCGGGGAACAGTTCGGACCGGTTCTGCCGGTGCTGCCGTACCGGAGCCTCGACGAAGCCGTCGACGCGGCCAACAGCACCGGTTTTGGACTGGGTGGCTCCGTGTGGGGTAGCGATCTCGACCGGGCCGAGGCGGTGGCCGAGCGGCTTGAATGCGGCACGGCCTGGGTCAATCATCATGCTGAACTGTCTCTCGCCCAGCCCTTCGCGGGTGTCAAGGACAGCGGGGTCGGCGTCGCGGGCGGGCCGTGGGGGCTGTACGGCAACCTCCGGCCATTTGTCGTCCACCGCCCGCAGGAGGCGTGA
- a CDS encoding (5-formylfuran-3-yl)methyl phosphate synthase encodes MLLLISPDGVEEALDCVKAAEHLDIVDVKKPDEGSLGANFPWVIREIRDAVPADKPVSATVGDVPYKPGTVAQAALGAVVSGATYIKVGLYGCTTPDQGIEVMRAVVRAVKDHCPDALVVASGYADAHRIGCVNPLAVPDIAARSGADAAMLDTAVKDGTRLFDHVPPDVCAEFVRLAHASGRLAALAGSVTQADLGPLTRIGTDIVGVRGAVCEGGDRNAGRIRPHLVAAFRAEMDRHARERAVDVPSLH; translated from the coding sequence AGGAGGCTCTGGATTGTGTGAAGGCGGCGGAGCATCTTGACATCGTCGATGTCAAGAAGCCTGATGAGGGTTCTTTGGGCGCGAACTTTCCCTGGGTCATCAGGGAGATCCGCGACGCGGTCCCGGCGGACAAGCCGGTGTCCGCGACTGTGGGGGATGTTCCGTACAAGCCGGGTACGGTGGCGCAGGCTGCGCTCGGCGCGGTCGTTTCGGGGGCTACGTACATCAAGGTCGGTCTTTATGGATGTACGACGCCTGATCAGGGCATCGAGGTCATGCGCGCGGTCGTCCGGGCGGTGAAGGATCACTGTCCGGACGCGCTCGTCGTCGCTTCGGGCTATGCCGACGCCCACCGGATCGGTTGCGTCAATCCGCTCGCCGTACCCGACATCGCCGCCCGCTCCGGCGCCGACGCGGCCATGCTCGACACCGCCGTCAAAGACGGGACGCGGTTGTTCGACCACGTTCCGCCGGATGTGTGTGCCGAGTTCGTCCGGCTGGCTCACGCGTCCGGTCGGCTCGCGGCCCTTGCGGGCAGTGTCACGCAGGCCGACCTCGGTCCGCTGACCCGCATCGGTACGGACATCGTGGGCGTACGGGGAGCGGTCTGTGAGGGTGGTGACCGCAATGCCGGAAGGATCCGGCCGCATCTGGTGGCCGCTTTCCGGGCGGAGATGGACCGGCACGCCCGAGAGCGCGCCGTCGACGTCCCCTCCCTTCACTGA
- a CDS encoding SAM-dependent methyltransferase, whose product MAGTAPQYTDVEGVDGGVGLTALLVAAARAVETHRHDSLAQDAYAEHFVRAAPACADWPVRIEQVPDGDDNPLWGRFARYFGLRTRVLDDFLLRSVGAGARQVVLVGAGLDTRAFRLDLPSDCVVFEIDRAGVLAFKQRVLTDLSAAAKVKRVPVPVDLRGGWASALTTVGFDPAAPSVWLAEGLLFYLPGPAETYLVDTVDRLTAGGSALAFEAKLEKDLQAYRDSPIYTATREQIGIDLLHLFDKGPRPDSVGDLTAKGWSTSMHTPFDFTRRHRRGPLPEPNDALEGNRWVFAHKPSP is encoded by the coding sequence ATGGCAGGTACGGCGCCCCAGTACACGGACGTGGAAGGCGTGGACGGAGGTGTGGGCCTGACCGCCCTCCTGGTCGCCGCGGCACGGGCCGTCGAGACCCACCGCCACGACAGCCTGGCCCAGGACGCCTACGCGGAACACTTCGTGCGCGCGGCCCCTGCCTGCGCGGATTGGCCGGTGCGCATCGAGCAGGTTCCGGACGGGGACGACAACCCGCTGTGGGGGCGGTTCGCCCGCTACTTCGGCTTGCGGACGAGGGTGCTTGACGACTTCCTCCTCCGGTCGGTCGGTGCGGGTGCCCGCCAAGTGGTGCTGGTGGGAGCGGGGTTGGACACCCGCGCCTTCCGGTTGGATTTGCCGTCCGACTGCGTCGTCTTCGAGATCGACAGGGCGGGCGTGCTGGCCTTCAAGCAACGGGTGCTCACGGACCTGTCGGCTGCCGCGAAGGTGAAGCGCGTCCCGGTACCGGTCGACCTGCGCGGGGGCTGGGCCAGCGCGCTGACCACCGTCGGCTTCGACCCGGCCGCACCGAGTGTCTGGCTGGCCGAGGGACTCCTCTTCTATCTGCCGGGTCCCGCCGAGACGTACCTCGTCGACACGGTGGACAGGCTGACCGCCGGAGGTAGCGCTCTGGCCTTCGAGGCCAAGCTGGAAAAGGACCTGCAGGCGTACCGTGATAGCCCGATCTACACGGCGACGCGAGAACAGATCGGTATCGACCTGCTCCACCTCTTCGACAAGGGGCCACGACCCGACTCCGTGGGCGACCTGACGGCCAAGGGCTGGTCCACCTCAATGCACACGCCTTTCGATTTCACCCGCCGGCACCGGCGTGGCCCCCTCCCCGAGCCCAACGATGCGTTGGAGGGAAACCGGTGGGTGTTCGCGCACAAGCCCTCGCCATGA
- a CDS encoding NAD(P)-dependent alcohol dehydrogenase, whose translation MRFRAAVLRSYEKPFTVEEVVLRTGPAVGEILVEIAGTGMCRTDLAVRRSAGRSPVPAVLGHEGAGVVVQTGGGPDAAIGVGDHVVLSFDSCGYCRTCRGAAPAYCDSFASLNLFGGRKEPPRLIDAAGKALAPRWFGQSSFAEYALVSARNAVRVDPALPLELLGPLGCGALTGAGAVLNTFSAGPGDTLVVFGAGAVGLTAVMAATAAGVLTVAVDRHPERLVSAERFGAIPLSAASPDLSERIRRLTDGGAQYALDTTASPPLINKALQALRPTGSLGLVARLHTPLALEPGTLDRGRSVRHLCEGGAIPGVLIPRLIGLWRAGRFPFDQLIRTYPLAGINEAERDCDAGRVVKPVLLPERASR comes from the coding sequence ATGAGGTTCCGGGCAGCAGTATTGCGCTCGTACGAGAAGCCATTCACGGTCGAGGAGGTGGTTTTGCGGACCGGGCCCGCCGTCGGCGAGATCCTGGTCGAGATCGCGGGCACCGGGATGTGCCGGACCGATCTCGCGGTCCGGCGATCCGCCGGCCGGAGCCCTGTGCCGGCCGTCCTCGGCCATGAGGGCGCTGGGGTCGTGGTACAGACGGGGGGTGGTCCGGACGCCGCGATCGGTGTCGGTGACCACGTCGTGCTGAGCTTCGATTCCTGCGGGTACTGCAGGACCTGCCGCGGCGCGGCTCCCGCCTACTGCGACTCCTTCGCTTCCCTTAACCTCTTCGGGGGGCGCAAGGAACCGCCGCGGCTCATCGACGCAGCCGGTAAAGCGCTGGCGCCCCGGTGGTTTGGGCAGTCCTCGTTCGCCGAGTACGCCCTCGTGTCGGCTCGCAACGCTGTACGGGTCGACCCGGCACTGCCTCTCGAATTGCTCGGGCCTCTGGGTTGCGGTGCCCTCACGGGTGCCGGAGCCGTGCTGAACACCTTCAGTGCAGGTCCCGGTGACACCCTCGTGGTCTTCGGTGCGGGAGCGGTGGGTTTGACCGCGGTGATGGCGGCCACCGCCGCAGGCGTACTGACCGTGGCCGTCGACCGGCATCCTGAGAGGCTCGTTTCGGCCGAGCGGTTCGGCGCCATCCCCTTGTCTGCCGCCTCGCCCGACCTGTCCGAACGGATCCGGCGACTGACCGACGGCGGCGCCCAGTACGCGCTGGACACCACGGCCTCACCACCGCTCATCAACAAGGCGCTCCAAGCCCTGCGTCCCACCGGCAGTCTCGGCCTGGTGGCCCGCCTCCACACCCCACTGGCGCTCGAACCGGGCACGCTCGACCGCGGCCGCAGCGTTCGCCACCTCTGCGAGGGGGGCGCCATACCTGGAGTGCTGATACCCCGGCTGATCGGACTGTGGCGGGCCGGACGTTTCCCTTTCGACCAGTTGATCCGCACCTATCCGTTGGCCGGCATCAACGAGGCCGAACGTGACTGCGACGCGGGCCGTGTGGTCAAACCCGTCCTGCTCCCGGAGAGAGCAAGCCGATGA